TCGGCTGCCGAGCCGCGGGCACTTGCCTATCGCTTCGATGCCAGAGAGGGCGAGCGCATCGTGGTGAACCTGGAGATGCAGGCAAGGGAGCAGGTGCTGGTGTTCATGGACTTGTTTGGGGCCCCCGAAACCCCGACAGAGGAAGCCCGCCGCGTAGCCTCCGCTGACACCACCGCTACCTCCCTAAGCCACGAGGTGGACGATGACCTGCCCCATATATTGCGCGTACAGCCGGAATTGCTCCGCAGCGGGCAATACACTGTCACCATCCAGTCCGAGCCCACCCTGGCTTTTCCGGTGGAGGGCAAATCCAGCCGCCACATCGCCAGCATCTGGGGCGATCCCAGGGATGGAGGCGCCCGCCTACATGAAGGCGTGGATATCTTTGCGCCAAGAGGCACTCCGGCCATTGCCTCCACCGAAGGTGTCATAACCCGCGTAAACGTAACGCCGCGCGGCGGAAAGGTGGTGTGGTTATCTGACATCAGCCGCAGGCAAAACCTGTACTACGCCCACCTCGACAGCCAGCTGGTGGCGCCGGGCCAGCGGGTGCAGATTGGCGACACGCTCGGCCTGATCGGCAACACCGGCAACGCCATCACCACTGCTCCGCATTTACATTTTGGTATATACCGCTCCGGACGCGGCGCCACCAACCCCTACCCATACCTCCACGATAGCGGCGAGGCTGTGCCCGCCATAGCAGTTGACACAACACTGCTCGCCAACTGGGTGCGCGTGGCGGTAAAGGCGGCCAACATACGCCTGCAGCCCTCCACTAAGTCTGCTATATATGCCACCCTGCCGCAGCATACGCCGCTGCAAGTCACCGGCGCCGCCGCCGACTGGTACCGTGTGGCCCTGCCCAGCGGCACCGAAGCTTATATAGCCGGCAGCCTGGTAGAAGCCGCCACAAATCCCGTGACCTACGAAAAACTGGCTACCGCAGCTGATTTGCTGGATGAGGCACATCCGCTTGCCGCGCCGAAAGACAGCCTTTCTGCCGGCAGCAGCGTAGCTGTGCTGGGCGGATACAACGGCTTTAAACTGGTGCGCAACGA
This window of the Pontibacter russatus genome carries:
- a CDS encoding peptidoglycan DD-metalloendopeptidase family protein translates to MTIQDKNRFIYIGYILLLLLAAGCSGKQTLRGVFSKNLTPHEKYAAKLKETGLDQTALGQEWLQAGQAALQDSITVSLPFKETGYFSAAEPRALAYRFDAREGERIVVNLEMQAREQVLVFMDLFGAPETPTEEARRVASADTTATSLSHEVDDDLPHILRVQPELLRSGQYTVTIQSEPTLAFPVEGKSSRHIASIWGDPRDGGARLHEGVDIFAPRGTPAIASTEGVITRVNVTPRGGKVVWLSDISRRQNLYYAHLDSQLVAPGQRVQIGDTLGLIGNTGNAITTAPHLHFGIYRSGRGATNPYPYLHDSGEAVPAIAVDTTLLANWVRVAVKAANIRLQPSTKSAIYATLPQHTPLQVTGAAADWYRVALPSGTEAYIAGSLVEAATNPVTYEKLATAADLLDEAHPLAAPKDSLSAGSSVAVLGGYNGFKLVRNERGELGWINTAGPVSLR